A stretch of the Thiomicrospira pelophila DSM 1534 genome encodes the following:
- a CDS encoding YbcC family protein, protein MTTQFSPNQNSTDSVLALTSAQQEALRDACGRIAPTWPLDELIAVNPWWEMRDQPIEAVSAKLSALSQVHCVMPKSYFQEVWMESLKPEHLERAIAESGQDCSVELLVKYLLEDDEYTHWHNVSDFVDSGPNRKYKMAWRDEITHQISQFCADFFRHKDYKDSYANTYSGLYSEWLATTRQDKGIEILMVEDGLTEKFLDLPETSEALLAQAFSELHVKESNLADYAHALLLDVNGWASWVAYLNWQDGLDGKENRLMLDFLAIRVAWEWVLWRHQKDNDRGVFNELKVLWAHQMNILPRLIETHQAAQAKAWLWQRAAEMAYQESLFQQLASVEQAQRSADQPRLQAAFCIDVRSEVMRRALEAQSSDIETFGFAGFFGLPIEYHPVGADLSRPQLPGLLKASIKVRPMVDDLKVKSIQDKLNFKARWSEWSYAPPAAFSMVESTGLLYAFKMLRNSLFPADHQHPVNNLPATDAYEMTESGEALTLEQKVNLAAGILHAMGLDKNLAQTVLLVGHGSSSCNNPHAAGLDCGACGGQTGEINVRVLSYLLNQPEVRAGLVDKGIRIPDNTQFVAAMHNTTTDEFTCWGLVDAENTIQHWLSRAGELARQERAVRLGVDSADKRLMHQTIKRRAKDWSQVRPEWGLSNNASFIVAPRYRTKGLDLNGRAFLHDYDWQEDEDRSLLTLIMTAPMVVTNWINLQYYASVCDNYIYGSGNKVLHNVVDGCIGVFEGNGGDLRIGLPMQSLHNGNQWMHEPLRLSVFIDAPREAIEQVSQQHEVVRQLIDNQWLYCFRWDRNGDIERYSNNQWVKASGGE, encoded by the coding sequence ATGACCACCCAATTTTCTCCAAATCAGAACTCAACGGATTCGGTTTTGGCTTTAACTTCCGCGCAACAAGAAGCCTTACGTGATGCTTGTGGGCGTATTGCCCCGACCTGGCCGTTAGATGAGTTGATTGCGGTTAACCCTTGGTGGGAAATGCGTGACCAGCCTATTGAGGCGGTTTCAGCAAAGTTGAGCGCGCTGAGCCAGGTGCATTGTGTGATGCCAAAATCATACTTTCAAGAAGTTTGGATGGAAAGCCTGAAGCCTGAGCATTTAGAGCGAGCGATTGCCGAAAGTGGACAGGACTGTTCGGTTGAGTTATTAGTGAAATACTTGCTTGAAGACGATGAATATACACATTGGCACAATGTGAGTGACTTTGTCGATAGTGGGCCAAATCGCAAGTACAAAATGGCATGGCGCGACGAAATTACCCATCAAATCAGTCAGTTTTGTGCGGACTTTTTCCGCCATAAAGATTACAAAGATTCCTATGCTAATACTTATAGCGGTTTGTATAGCGAATGGTTGGCGACCACGCGCCAGGATAAAGGCATTGAGATTTTAATGGTGGAGGACGGGTTAACCGAAAAGTTTTTAGACTTGCCCGAAACCAGCGAAGCTTTGTTAGCTCAAGCTTTTAGCGAGTTGCATGTAAAGGAGTCCAACTTAGCCGATTACGCTCATGCTTTATTGTTGGATGTGAACGGTTGGGCTTCATGGGTGGCGTATTTAAATTGGCAAGACGGGCTTGATGGCAAAGAAAATCGTTTAATGTTGGATTTCTTAGCGATTCGTGTGGCTTGGGAATGGGTGTTATGGCGTCATCAAAAAGATAATGATCGCGGTGTGTTTAATGAGCTCAAAGTGCTGTGGGCGCATCAAATGAATATCTTACCCAGATTGATTGAAACCCATCAGGCCGCACAAGCCAAAGCCTGGCTTTGGCAAAGAGCGGCTGAAATGGCTTATCAAGAAAGTTTGTTTCAACAGTTAGCCAGTGTAGAACAAGCGCAGCGTTCGGCTGATCAACCTCGTTTACAAGCGGCGTTTTGCATTGATGTGCGTTCAGAAGTAATGCGTCGTGCGCTTGAAGCCCAAAGTTCAGATATCGAAACCTTTGGCTTTGCCGGTTTTTTTGGGTTGCCGATTGAGTATCACCCAGTGGGTGCAGACTTGAGTCGTCCTCAACTACCAGGCCTGCTTAAAGCGTCGATTAAAGTTCGCCCAATGGTTGATGACCTGAAGGTTAAATCGATCCAAGATAAGCTTAATTTTAAAGCGCGTTGGAGTGAATGGAGTTATGCGCCACCCGCGGCTTTCAGCATGGTGGAATCAACCGGCTTGCTTTATGCTTTTAAAATGTTACGAAACTCGCTGTTTCCAGCTGATCATCAGCATCCGGTGAATAATTTACCTGCGACGGATGCTTATGAGATGACCGAGTCAGGCGAGGCCTTAACACTCGAGCAGAAGGTGAATTTAGCCGCCGGCATTTTGCATGCGATGGGGCTGGATAAAAATCTAGCACAAACCGTTTTGCTAGTTGGGCATGGCAGTAGTAGTTGTAATAACCCACACGCGGCCGGATTGGATTGTGGTGCTTGTGGTGGCCAAACCGGTGAAATAAATGTGCGCGTACTGTCTTACTTGTTAAATCAGCCAGAAGTTCGAGCAGGCCTGGTGGATAAAGGTATTCGAATCCCTGATAACACGCAGTTTGTCGCGGCTATGCATAATACGACAACGGATGAGTTTACTTGTTGGGGGTTGGTGGATGCGGAAAACACGATTCAACACTGGTTGTCACGTGCGGGTGAATTAGCGCGTCAGGAGCGTGCTGTACGTTTAGGTGTGGATAGTGCGGATAAACGTTTAATGCATCAAACAATCAAACGTCGTGCTAAAGACTGGTCTCAAGTTCGTCCAGAATGGGGCTTGTCCAATAACGCGTCTTTTATTGTCGCGCCACGTTATCGTACAAAAGGTTTGGACCTTAATGGGCGAGCCTTTTTGCATGATTATGATTGGCAAGAAGATGAAGATCGTTCCTTGCTAACTTTGATTATGACCGCGCCTATGGTCGTAACCAATTGGATTAACCTGCAATATTATGCCTCGGTATGTGATAACTATATCTATGGCAGTGGCAATAAAGTTCTTCACAATGTGGTGGATGGGTGCATCGGTGTGTTTGAAGGCAACGGCGGCGATTTGCGGATTGGTTTGCCCATGCAGTCTTTACATAATGGCAATCAATGGATGCATGAACCCTTGCGTTTGAGTGTATTTATTGATGCGCCGCGAGAAGCGATTGAACAGGTGTCACAGCAACATGAAGTGGTGCGTCAACTGATTGATAATCAATGGTTATATTGCTTCCGGTGGGATCGAAATGGCGATATTGAGCGTTACTCTAATAATCAATGGGTCAAAGCGAGTGGTGGTGAATAA
- a CDS encoding NADH-quinone oxidoreductase subunit L, whose protein sequence is MSVQTIAVLMASLVPVSFFLAALANEKQARWKLAERLSLMGLLVAVVLSIGVVSGWFSISEYHHWIGTSLASLVMLGLVSLIAFINIRFSSAYMAGNVEEEKRYLRWLLITLGSVATVVISNHMIIFMLAWVAISLSLHRLLLFFPHRQRAVLAAYKKAIFARAAEVFLFAAMLLLFLQHDTWFISEIYQNISQANELSTLDQVAAVFIALAALIKCAQLPLHGWLIQVVEAPTPVSALLHAGIINLGGYLLIAFAPLIMLSDAAQWLLLVVGGLTTVLAALVMMTRATVKVRLAWSTMSQMGLMMVECALGLFELALLHLVAHSFYKAYAFLNSGSEVETSMKRRMAPSKSPTLIDWTLATVFSAGLVFGLVWLADIEGPYSPWLLFALALILLIAERHGRLSASSLLSMVGLGAVLLAVYTLQKAGAGFIVPGMPASVGWLGDAWIALLFGLFMLVYILLRYHTERPALQKIRRAFYAGFYLDELVTRLNLRIYPTRLPVRQKPKKLQVAKEEFLQ, encoded by the coding sequence ATGAGCGTACAGACGATTGCTGTACTCATGGCGAGCTTGGTTCCGGTGAGTTTTTTCTTGGCGGCTTTAGCCAATGAAAAACAAGCACGCTGGAAACTGGCTGAGCGTTTGAGTTTAATGGGCCTGCTGGTTGCGGTAGTGTTAAGCATTGGCGTGGTATCGGGTTGGTTTAGTATTAGCGAGTATCACCATTGGATTGGTACGTCGCTCGCCAGCTTGGTGATGTTGGGCTTAGTCAGTTTAATTGCCTTTATCAATATTCGTTTTTCCAGTGCTTATATGGCGGGTAATGTTGAGGAAGAGAAACGTTATCTGCGCTGGTTATTGATTACACTTGGCAGTGTTGCGACCGTTGTGATTAGTAATCACATGATTATTTTTATGCTGGCGTGGGTTGCGATTAGTTTAAGTTTGCATCGTCTGTTGTTGTTTTTTCCACATCGCCAACGTGCCGTGCTAGCGGCTTATAAAAAAGCGATTTTTGCGCGCGCGGCGGAAGTATTCTTATTTGCCGCCATGTTGTTGCTGTTTCTACAGCACGACACTTGGTTTATCAGTGAAATTTATCAAAACATATCCCAAGCCAATGAGCTCAGCACACTAGATCAGGTAGCCGCGGTCTTTATTGCGTTGGCGGCCTTAATTAAATGTGCGCAGTTGCCTTTGCATGGCTGGTTGATTCAGGTGGTTGAAGCCCCGACACCGGTTTCGGCTTTGTTGCACGCCGGTATTATCAATTTAGGCGGTTATTTGCTGATTGCTTTTGCGCCACTCATTATGTTGTCGGATGCCGCGCAGTGGTTGTTGCTGGTGGTTGGTGGTCTCACAACCGTATTGGCGGCCTTAGTGATGATGACGCGTGCGACGGTTAAAGTTCGGTTGGCGTGGTCAACCATGTCGCAAATGGGTTTAATGATGGTGGAGTGCGCTCTCGGATTATTTGAATTGGCTTTATTGCATCTTGTGGCTCACTCTTTCTACAAAGCATACGCGTTTTTAAACTCAGGGTCTGAGGTTGAAACAAGCATGAAACGTCGTATGGCGCCTTCGAAATCTCCAACGCTTATTGATTGGACATTGGCCACCGTGTTTTCAGCCGGCTTGGTGTTCGGGTTAGTTTGGTTGGCGGATATCGAAGGGCCTTATAGTCCGTGGTTGTTGTTTGCGCTGGCGCTGATTCTGTTGATCGCTGAACGTCATGGGCGTTTAAGCGCGAGCTCCTTGTTATCCATGGTGGGATTAGGTGCGGTATTGCTAGCGGTTTATACGTTACAAAAGGCCGGAGCGGGTTTTATTGTGCCTGGCATGCCAGCCAGCGTAGGTTGGCTGGGAGATGCTTGGATCGCTTTGTTGTTTGGCCTGTTTATGCTGGTTTATATTTTGTTGCGTTATCACACAGAACGCCCGGCTTTACAAAAGATTCGCCGTGCTTTCTATGCCGGGTTTTATTTAGATGAACTGGTTACACGTTTAAATCTGCGTATTTATCCGACACGTTTACCGGTTCGCCAGAAGCCTAAAAAACTTCAAGTCGCGAAAGAGGAGTTTTTACAATGA
- a CDS encoding anti-phage deoxyguanosine triphosphatase: MSAQQQEPIWTQKYTEFLNDSPARPARIVYQRDRARVIHSASFRRLQSKTQIFGLHESDFYRTRLTHSMEVAQIGSGIVEQLITDGEGQAYMDWLPSFYLIEAICLAHDLGHPPFGHGGEVALNYMMRHHGGFEGNAQTLRILAKLGEYTPANGVDLSRRATLGVLKYPAIYEDVVSVNAAYQQLLSEPEVTDFKTWNMRAWHPPKSLYQEEEAVFNWVLSPFSLADRQRFTQLTPSETGHARTQYKSLDTTIMELADDIAYGIHDLEDAVAMKMVSRELWQAEVMENPAFTENALWDDVMTERLFSGSSKSRKHAVSKMVGIMVEHVYIAEQDEFEHPLLRYQACLPEAQARVLDLLKRFVFKNVITIPEVKGMEYKGQLIVMDLFKALEANGDRLLPSNTVRKVNEAKTERERKRVISDYISGMTNTYASRMYEKFFMPMSGSIFDRL, translated from the coding sequence ATGAGCGCGCAACAGCAAGAACCGATTTGGACACAGAAGTACACGGAGTTTTTAAATGATTCGCCTGCTCGCCCAGCGCGGATTGTGTATCAGCGAGATCGGGCGCGGGTGATTCACTCGGCGTCATTCCGCCGTTTGCAGTCTAAAACCCAGATTTTCGGGTTACATGAGTCGGATTTTTATCGCACGCGTTTGACTCATTCGATGGAAGTGGCGCAAATTGGTTCGGGTATTGTCGAGCAGTTAATTACCGATGGTGAAGGTCAGGCGTATATGGATTGGTTGCCGTCGTTTTATTTGATTGAAGCGATTTGTTTGGCGCATGATTTAGGTCATCCGCCGTTTGGACATGGTGGAGAAGTGGCGTTGAATTATATGATGCGTCATCACGGTGGCTTCGAGGGCAATGCGCAAACCTTGCGTATCTTAGCGAAGTTGGGTGAATATACGCCCGCGAATGGGGTAGATTTATCGCGTCGCGCGACCTTGGGTGTATTGAAGTATCCGGCGATTTATGAGGATGTGGTGAGTGTTAATGCGGCTTATCAGCAGCTTTTATCTGAGCCGGAAGTGACTGATTTTAAGACGTGGAATATGCGTGCTTGGCATCCGCCAAAAAGCTTATATCAGGAAGAAGAAGCGGTGTTTAATTGGGTGTTAAGCCCGTTCAGTTTGGCCGATCGTCAGCGTTTCACTCAGTTGACTCCAAGCGAGACTGGGCATGCGAGAACACAATATAAATCCTTAGATACCACGATTATGGAGCTGGCGGATGACATTGCTTATGGCATTCATGATTTGGAAGATGCGGTGGCGATGAAAATGGTATCGCGTGAACTTTGGCAAGCTGAGGTCATGGAAAACCCAGCCTTTACCGAAAATGCGTTGTGGGATGATGTGATGACCGAACGTTTATTCAGTGGCAGCTCAAAGTCGCGTAAGCATGCCGTCAGTAAGATGGTCGGGATTATGGTGGAACATGTGTATATTGCTGAACAAGACGAGTTTGAGCATCCTTTATTGCGCTACCAGGCCTGCTTGCCGGAAGCTCAGGCTCGTGTATTGGATCTGTTAAAACGTTTTGTATTTAAAAACGTCATTACCATCCCAGAAGTGAAAGGCATGGAATACAAAGGTCAATTGATTGTGATGGATTTGTTTAAAGCGTTAGAAGCCAATGGGGACCGCTTATTGCCAAGTAATACGGTACGCAAGGTCAATGAAGCTAAAACAGAACGTGAACGTAAGCGTGTGATTTCCGATTATATTTCTGGCATGACCAACACTTATGCGTCGCGCATGTATGAGAAGTTCTTTATGCCGATGAGTGGTTCTATTTTTGATCGTTTGTGA